The genomic stretch ATCTATTGACACAGACATGGCGTATTGCTATTTTATATCTGTGCTGTTTACCCTCATACATATAATCCATCTCCTGACCGTCATAATCTGGATCGGCGGTCTAAGCTTCATAACAATAATTGTCATCCCAATGCTTATAAAGTGGGACGCCCCCCTTCAGAAGGCCCTCACCTTTCAGAGTATTGAACACAAGTTCGCCCCTATAGCAAGGGTTTATAATCTTATAACCGGGGCAACGGGTTTCATAATGGTCTACCTCACCGGCTGGCACAAACTTTACTTTACGGCAAAAGGGCTGCCACTGCTTATTATGACTGTCATCTGGCTGATCTGGTTTGTAATGCTCTTCGGACTCGAACCGCTAATTGTAAAAAAGATGCTCGACAACATGGCAAAGAACGGTGTAAAGATGGAGATAGAGGCTGTCTTTGCAAGAATGAACCTGATGCACTGGGTCCTGCTGACTGCCTCGCTCGTGGCATCAATTGCCGGAATAGTCTTTGCCCATAGCTACTTCTAAGGCAGGCCGGTACTGTCAATGCTCAGGGCTGGGATAATCTTCTATATCCCTGGCTTTATCATAATATTGACAGGACGGCGCATCCTGTGCCCTTTGCTCGGATTTGTTTAACCTCTGTCCCACCAAATATGATTCACATCATAGGATATTTCCTGAATCGTTGTAATATTATTTACAAGCATAATTTATAAGGAAGGATGTACGGCCAATGGTTGCAACAGATGCCTTAAAAAAAGATCACAGGGTAATTGAAGAGATGCTCAGGCTGCTGGAATTGACATCTAAAAAGCTGAATAATGGTGTAGACGTATCAGCAGACATCCTCCAAAAGTCATTGGATTTTATACTAAATTTCGCTGACAAATATCATCACGCCAAAGAAGAGGACATCCTGTTTAAAAAGATGGGAGAGAAGGGCTTCGGCATAGAAGGCGGCCCTGTTGCCGTAATGCTTGATGAACATAATACCGGACGAGGTTATACGCAGGCATTGTCAGCGGAAATAGAAAAGTACGCGGCAGGCGATGGTGACGCACGCAAGGCTGTCGCTGAAAATTCAAGAAATTATGTACGCCTTATGACTACTCACATCATGAAAGAAGATAACATCCTCTACCCATTGGCGGATAAGATAATTTCTCAGGATGAACAGAAAGAACTCCTTAATGAGTTTAACCTCATAGAAAACCTTCGGTTTGGAAATGGGCGGCTCTTCTTCTATCTGAGTATGCCGGATGATCTGATCAGGGCGATGCACTGACAATGGCCTTGACATACCTGCGATGCTGGATGTATTATGATTTTTCAAATTTTAATGGGTCCGGGAGGAACAAATAATCTATGGAAAATCAAGATAAATTCACCGCACTGCACAGGATACTGCACTGGATAATAGCCCTGACAATGCCCATCCAATTCATAACCGGTTTTTTACGCATGTACTGGATGAACAAAAACCATATTGTCAGCATCATTGAGAATGAAACTATAAATTCACCACTATCAAAAGAGCAAATGGTGAATATTGCAATATCAATCCGTGAACCAATGTGGGAATGGCATGAACTATTTGCCGACATAGTTATTATTGCCTTTATTGCAAGAATTATTTATATGCTGGTAAAGAAGTCCCGTTTTTCTAATCCATTTACAGGGACTCTCACTTTGAAAGAGCGATTAAAAGGCCTGACGTATGTCTATTTTTATCTGTTTGTCTTCATTTCTGCAGTTACTGGAATTTTCATTGAATGGGAGCTTCTTCCTCAATGGAAAGAAGGTATTGAAACAATTCACAAGTGGGGCCTTTATTGGTTTCCTATCTTCATTCTGCTTCATTTTGGAGGAATTTTCCTTGCCGAATTATCCAATGAGAAGGGTCTCACTTCTAAAATGATTGGGGGAGATTAAGTATCTCTAAATCGGTATTTCATCCCGAATCTTCGCGTACGGCCCGCCATGCCGGCGGGCGTGCAGGTATGGCGCAGTCTCTTTGCTATCACATCTTTTGAATGCGGGAAATTGCTCTGAAAAACATATTTTTCTTATGGTACATCACGCCCGTGGATAGCATTACAATAGTTCCAATACATTCTCTTTCGCCCCTGCATTGACGTTCTTCATCAAGGCAAGATGTAAAAAGCAGACACCAGTGTTATATTTATTAATGGAAAGCCACGCAAACCGGCTATAGTCAAAATATATGAACCTTACCGCCTGGGATGGAGGATCAAATGACGGAAATGACCGGCAACAGCAATAGAAAGATCATAGCCTTCGTCACACTGGGGCTGCTCGCAGCCGTATGCGCGGCCGCGCTCATTGTCTATCTCAATTACAGGCAAAAGCACATAAGCACTGACGATGCCTTCATAGACGGCAACATTCACACAATTGCATCAAGGATACCAGGCACTGTAAAACAGATACTGGTCAGGGACAATCAGCCAATTAAGGCAGGAGACCTGCTCATCCTGATAAGTCCTGAAGACTATCAGGTCCAGGAGCAGGAGGCTTTCGCAGCATACATGGCAGGTGAGGCAAGGCAGGCAGCGGCATCCGCTTCGCTTGAGTCAGCGAGAAAGAAGCTGGATGAAGTCACGCTATCAGCAGCATCAGCAAAGGCTGACTTGCAGCTCAATGAAGCTGACATGAGACAGGCTGAACTTGATATGAAGCGCGCTGACGACCTCTACAAAAAGGAGGCCATATCCAAAGAGGCGTACGAGCAGGCACTGACCAATTACGAAACTGCTGCTGCCCGTGCAGCCTCTGCAAACGCAAATCTCACCAGGGCCATCTCATCAATCGGGACCCAGAAGGCTATAATTGAAGAGGCATCTGCAGCAGTTAAGGTGCAGGCATCTGAGGTGGGCAAAGAGCAGGCTGCACTTTCTTATGCAAGGCTTAATGTGGGATACACAAAAATATTTGCGCCGGTTGACGGCGTGGTTACAAAACGTACAGTACAGAAAGGCAACCAGATACAGCCAGGACAGGCGTTGATGGCTGTTGTGCCGCTGGACGATATCTGGGTTACAGCCAACTACAAGGAGACCCAGCTCAAAAATGTCAGACCAGGACAGAAGGTACAGATAAGGGTGGATATGTATCCGGACAAAAAGTTTCAGGGCAGGATTGACAGCATAATGGCCGGAACCGGTGCCGCATTTTCCCTCTTTCCGCCCGAAAATGCCACTGGCAATTATGTGAAGATAGTGCAGAGGATACCAGTGAAAATTGTATTTGAAAAACCTGATTCAGAACACATCCTGCGTGTCGGCATGTCAGTGGAACCCACTATCCTTGTTGAGTGATGTAACGATTTGACACTGCTAAAACAGGAATTTATCGTTTCCTGACTTTGCCAGAATCTGCGGGGATATACATTTGAATAAGTGGCTTATAGCATTGACAGTCATGCTTCCCACACTGATCGAGATAATAGATACCTCGGTCGTGAATGTATCGCTCGAACACATACGCGGCAGTCTTTCAGCCGGCGTTGATGAATCCACCTGGACAATAACCTCATACCTCGTTTCTAACGCAATCATAATACCACTTACAGGGTGGCTCAGCAGGAGATTCGGCAGAAAGAGATATCTGCTCTTTTCAATAGGGCTCTTCACTGCCAGCTCATTCATGTGCGGGGCAGCGTGGAACCTCCAGAGCCTGGTATTCTTCAGGATACTCCAGGGTATCGGCGGCGGGGCAATGCAGCCAATCTCACAATCAATCCTGCTCGAGTCGTTTCCGCCCCGTCAGCACGGCATCGCGATGGCCGTATTCGGTGTGGGTATCATGTTCGGACCGATTGTAGGACCGCTTATGGGCGGCTGGCTCACTGACAACTGGTCATGGCACTGGATATTCTTCATCAATGTGCCGATCGGCATAATTTCAATGTTCATGGTCCTGTTCTTTATCTCTGATCCTCCATATCTAAAGGGGAAGGGGCTAAAGGTTGATTACGCTGGCCTTGGCCTGCTCGCCATCTCGCTTGGCTGCCTTCAGGTGGTGCTTGACAAAGGACAGCAGGAAGACTGGTTTGCTTCACAGTTCATAGTAGCACTAACATTCATCTCTGTTGTTTCTCTGATTTCCTTCATAATTAATGAGCTCCGCGTTGAAAATCCAATTGTTAACCTCAGACTATTCAGACAGGCAACATTCAGCGCAGGCAATATTGTGATGTTCTGCGCATTTTTCAATCTTTTTGGCAGCATAGTGCTTCTGCCGATATACCTTCAAACTCTTATGGGATATACTTCAACCCTGTCAGGTCTTGTGCTCGGCCCCGGAGGCATTGCCACGCTCATAGTCATGCCAATAGCAGGGCTGCTTGTAACCAGGGTGAATCCAAAAACACTGCTCGCTTTTGGTATCATCGTATGTTCGTATTCAACATATGTGATGTCCCAGTTCAACCTGTATGCAGACTTTACAACTATACTCTGGCCCAGGATTCTCCTTGGAATTGGGATGGGGTCTCTCTTCATACCGCTCACAACCATGACAATGTCCGGTATAAGAAAAGAAGATATGGGAGATGCCACATCATTCTATAATCTGCTGCGGAATCTTGGAGGCAGCTTTGGGGTGGCATTTGTTGCCACGACACTTGCAAGGAGGTCCCAGTTTCACCAGGGCAGGCTGTCAGAGGGGTTTACTCAGTTTGACCCGGCGTTTCAGCAGGCAGTTTCAACAATTGAAAGTACCCTGCGAGGGGCAGGGGCTGATCCGGCAACCTCGTCATACGGCAGTCTCGATATTCTATACAAAGAACTTATACGTCAGGCAGCAATGCTCTCCTTTAACGATGCCTTTTACATTGTGAGCATATTGATGCTGCTTACACTTCCGCTGATTTTTCTGATGCGCAGGACAAAGTCGGCCGAATTACCGCCGATGCATTAAATGATACCCAAAGAGATCAGACAAACGAACTTCGGGTGCTCCCGAAAGAGTAAACCAGGACGCTGCTGCACACCTGTTGGAACATCCCGGAACACCAAAGGATGCACCAAAGGCTTTTCTCGAGCAAATAGAACAGGTGATCCGGCTTATCCGCTCGAAGGGAATCGGCGTCTTCTTCTGCACGCAGTCACCAACGGATATTCCACAGACTGTGCTGGCACAGTTAGGCAACCGTGTGCAGCACGCGCTGCGGGCATTCACGCCAAACGATGCGGAGAACCTGCGCAAGACCGTAAAGACCTATCCACGCTCCGATTTTTATGAGATTGACAGGGCGCTCACGTCAATGGGGATCGGGCAGGCGCTGATTACGGTGTTGAATGAGAAGGGAATTCCCACGGAGGTTGCCGTTACGCATCTGGTTCCGCCCCGCTCCGTGATGGGTCCGCTGCCGGAGAATGAATATCGTAATCTGTTTCTCTCTTCAGAATTCTATCGTAAATACGAAAAGACGATTGACCCCGTGAGCGCTCAGGATATCCTTTCAAGCCGGATGGCGCAGCAGCAGACACCGGCCGGAGCTCCAGTTTACAAATCCTCTCAAAGGAAAGCAGAAAAAGGAATGGTGGAGCAGGTGCTCTCCAGTTCTGTCGGGCGGCAGATTGGAAGAGAGCTTGTGCGCGGTGTGTTCGGGATGTTGTTTGGCAAAAGACGATAATGAGAGAGCACTAATACCAGTGGCTTGAATCCCGCTACGGCTCCGGTTTTTGGTATAAACGGTTCGGCCGCAGCATTCGCCACTTCTCCGCAGTGAGATACTGGCGCAACTGAGCGAGATCAGGTGAGATATGCAGAAATTCCTCGTTATGGTCGGTGTGGTCTGCCAGATTCGTCAGCAGAAATCCGCCGGGCTTTACGGCTTCTGCCAACGCCAGCAAATAATTCATGGGGTCTGGTACATGTTCGAATATTTCCGTAGCCACGCAGAGATCACATGCCGGTAAATCAGGAATCGGACAGCTCGGTGTGCAAGCAGCGATTGAGGCAGGCAATTCCCACCGCTGGCAGAGCCAACGCAGGAAGTCCATATGCAGCAGTGGCAGGTCGGCCAGAAACAACTGCAACGGCTTGCCTTGATTCCGCAACCGGCACGCCCACGCAATCGAAAACTGCGCCAGACCACAGCCAAAATCCACGATAAGTGGATCGGCCCGCTCTTCCAGGATGCCCAATTCGGGCCACGATGTGAGCAACGGTTCATCGTAGCTGAGCAGGCGCATAAACTGCAAGGGCTCATGTGCTGCGTAAGCCTGCTGAAGTTCCATCGGCGTGTTTCCCCAGAACGGCTGGCACAATTCCATCTGTACCAGCACGTGAGCCTTGAATGACCGCCCCCGATGCCCCTTAGGCAGCGCGGCCCAGGAGCGATAGAACCGGTCGCGGCTCTCCTGGAGGCTGATTCTCAACCGCTCCGCGTTCCATTCACAAAACGCCTCCTGCCACCGGTTCAGGCGGGGAGTCGTGAAACCGAGCACCGTGCACCGCTTCGACTTATTTCGCCACATTTGGGACAGCCAGCTCATGACAGTCCTTCCTTATGCACTCTTCTATCCACGTCCTCCTCCTACGCTCTCTTCAGAAATTAACAATTGCTCTTTGACAACTTAAGACCTTCTGATGGCAAACGAGAAGTGTCTTGTCCGTTAATGCATGTTTCAACTGGCTGATCTCGCTGTGGAGCCTGGACTCAGCGAGTTCAGGGCGGAGGTGTCCTGCTCGAGATATTCGGAACAACTATTTCGGGCTTAAAGTTAATCCTGCCATTGCTGCAGGCGTTATTAAAACAGCGCTTGCAGGGTTAACTGATCCTTCACATCCGCAGAGCTGACAGGACTCTGACCCAATCATACGCAACGCCTTGATTTACCTGAAGCCGGGGAAGGGAATTGAACCCTCAACCTACGCATTACGAATGCGTTGCTCTGCCATTGAGCTACCCCGGCAAATTGTCAATTACTGCGGAGAGCAGTCTTGATGCATCTTTACTGCGCATCACTGCCATATTAACTACATCTTCATGCCTCAGGGGAGATGCACTGATGCCGGCAGCATTATTGGCTATCATTGATATGACAAGGACCTTAATGCCAAGATACCGGGACATTATAACCTCAGGCACTGTAGACATGCAAACTGCATCTGCACCGAGTGTGCGGAGCATCCTGATCTCTGCCGGCGTCTCGTAGGAGGGCCCTGTGACCGCGGCAAGGGTGCCGGTGTGCAGGGTTATCCCAATATTTCCGGCAGCGGATAAGACCAACTCTGCCAGCTGCCGGTCGTAAGCCTCTGTCATATCTGTGAAACGTGTCCTGTCAGCGGCATGAGGGTTCGTCTGCAGCATTATGCTGCCCGCTGTCCTTTCTTCAAAGGGCGAAGGGGCTCTGAGTGGATTTGATCCCATCATGTTAATATGATCTGTAACGAGCATAAAATCGCCTGGATTGAAACCGGGTCTTATGCCTCCTGCAGAATTTGTCATGATAACCTGCCTGACACCCAGCGATGAGAGCACTCTGACAGGGAAGGTGACCTCATCCATGCTGTATCCCTCATAATTGTGCACCCTTCCCTGAAGAAGTATGATCTCTTTCCCATTTTTAGAGCCATGCAGAAGGCTTCCTTTGTGACCGCTGACTGTTGATATTGGAAAATCAGGGATGTCCTGATACTTGATTTCTGACACACCGTCCAGCAGAGCGCATGTATCCCAGCCTGAACCTGTTATAATTGCGGTTGAGGCTGAGATATTCAGTAACGCCGACTTAATGTATTTTACAGCATCATCAACTGGTCTCATTCTTGAAACCTGTTCACTCGAAAATACTCCTGAGTACCCGTCATTCCCACGGAACCTGTCCCCGCAGGATTTAAGCGGGGAGTGGGAATCCAGAACCAAGCTACTGGTCTGGCTTCCGGCTTACGCGGGAATGACATTTTTCATGCCCCTGTGAGCCCCGAACTTTCAGCGTGCCGGACACCCGAAGGACTCATGACGGTTCATCCGACAATGTCTGTTAATTATGCTGCCAGGATCATCTGCAAACAGCCCCTTTGTTCTGTCTGTCACAGCTCAGGGAGTATTTAGCGAATCAAGCCGGCTGCACAGGCCGTCGCTACATGCTGATGCCAGCGCTTGTGATAACTACGTTCCTTACCACAGCCCCCCGCTTGCCAAGGGGTTCAACGGATTTATCATTGACCTCAAGGTCTATCCCGCCGGCATTGCCGGCAGTAATGACAATTCTGCTTTCGCCGTTCCACTTTACACCTTCGCCAGGTTTCAGGATCACATCCTTTGTCTCTTTATCATCAATCGTTGCATTGATCCACGTCAACTCTCTCGCCTGTATGACAAGCACAAAAGGTTCAGCCTTTTTTTGCGCTACCGGCTGCCGGGGGCTTATGTCCTCGGCAGGAATGTCTGCCGGGGCTTCCCTGACATCCTTTGAATTCCGTATTGTCTCGCTATCCCTGCCTCCGGAGAACAGTATTATCAAAAAAATCACTACAATTATGCCGGCAGTGACCGGCAGAATTATCCTTGCCTTTCCTGGTTTCGATACCTTATCCTGTTTTGAATAATTTTCCGGAGTTTTTTCATTTGGAACATCTGGTTCGGTCTCAGCAGCAGTCTCCCTGATCCTCCTGCTGATTTCCTCTTCGCTGATGCCAAGACATTTCGCAAATGAGCGCACAAACCCATAATAGAATATATCTCCCGGGGTTTTGGAAAAATCATCATGCTCTATCGCCTCGAGATAGCGGAGATTTATCTTTGTAACCTCTGCCACATACTCAAGACTATATCCGCATGTCTCTCTTACACGTTTAAGATGTTCGCCTAATGTCTCCATGTCACCGTTTATTGAACATTTCAATATACTTCATGGCCTCAGCCGCTGCTTCGCTGTCAGGCGCCAGCGCTACCACTTTCTTAAACGCTGTAAGCGCCTCCTCTTTATTCCCCTCCCTGGAATATGCCAGGCCAATATTGAGCCACGCATCCACACTGGCCTGGTCCTTTTTCCGGGCCTCATCATATGCAGATATGGCTTCCCTTATCATATCAATCTTCATGTATGTGTGGCCAAGCCACAGATAAAACACAGAACTGTCCGGTTGTATCTTTACTGCCTCTTTAAACTCCGTAAGAGCTGACTTGAAATCACCTTTTTTAAAGTACGCAATGCCAAGGTTGTATCTCGCCCCCTGCGGCGTACTGTATTGCGGATTGCTCAGGGCCTTATCATACTCGCCCACGGCATCATCCCATAGTTCCATCTTCCCATACGCA from Nitrospirota bacterium encodes the following:
- a CDS encoding tetratricopeptide repeat protein: MKHYKTIFAFAAVVLLLLSGCGLTKSRIKSEREADAHHKLGIAYLNENNLQMAFIEFSQAVEFDPDEKTYHYALGHVYFRMEKFNDAVREYSKALEIDPMYSDAHNALGAAYGKMELWDDAVGEYDKALSNPQYSTPQGARYNLGIAYFKKGDFKSALTEFKEAVKIQPDSSVFYLWLGHTYMKIDMIREAISAYDEARKKDQASVDAWLNIGLAYSREGNKEEALTAFKKVVALAPDSEAAAEAMKYIEMFNKR
- a CDS encoding hemerythrin domain-containing protein; protein product: MVATDALKKDHRVIEEMLRLLELTSKKLNNGVDVSADILQKSLDFILNFADKYHHAKEEDILFKKMGEKGFGIEGGPVAVMLDEHNTGRGYTQALSAEIEKYAAGDGDARKAVAENSRNYVRLMTTHIMKEDNILYPLADKIISQDEQKELLNEFNLIENLRFGNGRLFFYLSMPDDLIRAMH
- a CDS encoding purine-nucleoside phosphorylase, with the translated sequence MRPVDDAVKYIKSALLNISASTAIITGSGWDTCALLDGVSEIKYQDIPDFPISTVSGHKGSLLHGSKNGKEIILLQGRVHNYEGYSMDEVTFPVRVLSSLGVRQVIMTNSAGGIRPGFNPGDFMLVTDHINMMGSNPLRAPSPFEERTAGSIMLQTNPHAADRTRFTDMTEAYDRQLAELVLSAAGNIGITLHTGTLAAVTGPSYETPAEIRMLRTLGADAVCMSTVPEVIMSRYLGIKVLVISMIANNAAGISASPLRHEDVVNMAVMRSKDASRLLSAVIDNLPG
- a CDS encoding DHA2 family efflux MFS transporter permease subunit encodes the protein MLPTLIEIIDTSVVNVSLEHIRGSLSAGVDESTWTITSYLVSNAIIIPLTGWLSRRFGRKRYLLFSIGLFTASSFMCGAAWNLQSLVFFRILQGIGGGAMQPISQSILLESFPPRQHGIAMAVFGVGIMFGPIVGPLMGGWLTDNWSWHWIFFINVPIGIISMFMVLFFISDPPYLKGKGLKVDYAGLGLLAISLGCLQVVLDKGQQEDWFASQFIVALTFISVVSLISFIINELRVENPIVNLRLFRQATFSAGNIVMFCAFFNLFGSIVLLPIYLQTLMGYTSTLSGLVLGPGGIATLIVMPIAGLLVTRVNPKTLLAFGIIVCSYSTYVMSQFNLYADFTTILWPRILLGIGMGSLFIPLTTMTMSGIRKEDMGDATSFYNLLRNLGGSFGVAFVATTLARRSQFHQGRLSEGFTQFDPAFQQAVSTIESTLRGAGADPATSSYGSLDILYKELIRQAAMLSFNDAFYIVSILMLLTLPLIFLMRRTKSAELPPMH
- a CDS encoding methyltransferase domain-containing protein, with the translated sequence MSWLSQMWRNKSKRCTVLGFTTPRLNRWQEAFCEWNAERLRISLQESRDRFYRSWAALPKGHRGRSFKAHVLVQMELCQPFWGNTPMELQQAYAAHEPLQFMRLLSYDEPLLTSWPELGILEERADPLIVDFGCGLAQFSIAWACRLRNQGKPLQLFLADLPLLHMDFLRWLCQRWELPASIAACTPSCPIPDLPACDLCVATEIFEHVPDPMNYLLALAEAVKPGGFLLTNLADHTDHNEEFLHISPDLAQLRQYLTAEKWRMLRPNRLYQKPEP
- a CDS encoding cytochrome b/b6 domain-containing protein; protein product: MENQDKFTALHRILHWIIALTMPIQFITGFLRMYWMNKNHIVSIIENETINSPLSKEQMVNIAISIREPMWEWHELFADIVIIAFIARIIYMLVKKSRFSNPFTGTLTLKERLKGLTYVYFYLFVFISAVTGIFIEWELLPQWKEGIETIHKWGLYWFPIFILLHFGGIFLAELSNEKGLTSKMIGGD
- a CDS encoding HlyD family secretion protein, which codes for MTEMTGNSNRKIIAFVTLGLLAAVCAAALIVYLNYRQKHISTDDAFIDGNIHTIASRIPGTVKQILVRDNQPIKAGDLLILISPEDYQVQEQEAFAAYMAGEARQAAASASLESARKKLDEVTLSAASAKADLQLNEADMRQAELDMKRADDLYKKEAISKEAYEQALTNYETAAARAASANANLTRAISSIGTQKAIIEEASAAVKVQASEVGKEQAALSYARLNVGYTKIFAPVDGVVTKRTVQKGNQIQPGQALMAVVPLDDIWVTANYKETQLKNVRPGQKVQIRVDMYPDKKFQGRIDSIMAGTGAAFSLFPPENATGNYVKIVQRIPVKIVFEKPDSEHILRVGMSVEPTILVE
- a CDS encoding DUF4115 domain-containing protein, whose amino-acid sequence is MKCSINGDMETLGEHLKRVRETCGYSLEYVAEVTKINLRYLEAIEHDDFSKTPGDIFYYGFVRSFAKCLGISEEEISRRIRETAAETEPDVPNEKTPENYSKQDKVSKPGKARIILPVTAGIIVVIFLIILFSGGRDSETIRNSKDVREAPADIPAEDISPRQPVAQKKAEPFVLVIQARELTWINATIDDKETKDVILKPGEGVKWNGESRIVITAGNAGGIDLEVNDKSVEPLGKRGAVVRNVVITSAGISM
- a CDS encoding DUF853 family protein; amino-acid sequence: MLEHPGTPKDAPKAFLEQIEQVIRLIRSKGIGVFFCTQSPTDIPQTVLAQLGNRVQHALRAFTPNDAENLRKTVKTYPRSDFYEIDRALTSMGIGQALITVLNEKGIPTEVAVTHLVPPRSVMGPLPENEYRNLFLSSEFYRKYEKTIDPVSAQDILSSRMAQQQTPAGAPVYKSSQRKAEKGMVEQVLSSSVGRQIGRELVRGVFGMLFGKRR